The following proteins are encoded in a genomic region of Ictalurus furcatus strain D&B chromosome 6, Billie_1.0, whole genome shotgun sequence:
- the LOC128609156 gene encoding NXPE family member 3-like isoform X2 — protein MDRHIPRLELVVILLVLSGFLLFILNMLTESSNQKCKTPKSSLRHRKSNPREEAKEERSLLNSIKWPGPWVQGLSVELSSDPTKSYFVIQGSSKQHRGGQLLVNVHMQNFLGLPKGHGGDFLIARLHSPNLGAGVAWKVHDHHDGTYTVLFPLLWAGVAWVEITMVHPSEAVAVLKRLQKEQPDRVFFKSLFRSGDLAEITVCNLCLPLNYKPLCNYTDPLTGEPWYCYKPEMLGCDTRINHYKGGYKKNLITEYEAQFFQSDVNIKIPIPASAMGKVTVLPREKGEANVKNNNISAGYYFHGTWRPLNGAVIQQFKDSSAITRCLRGKALYMFGDSTVRQWFEYLSALPNLKLLQLTLYSSYKMGPYMAVDSRNNIRVSYRCHGPPIRFSTVLSSELRYVANELDKIQGGPDTVVLVSMWSHFSTFPDEIYIRRLRHIRRTVVRLLNREPATLVVIRTANLQKLGPGSSLFNSDWFSLQKDALLRVMFRGLHVQLLDAWEMTLAHHLPHDLHPPHAIIRNMMDMILSRICPSEEI, from the exons ATGGACAGACACATACCCAGATTGGAGCTTGTCGTTATTCTATTGGTACTATCaggatttttattgtttattctcAACATGTTAACGGAG tccagtaaccaaaaatgtaaaactccaaaaagttcattaaggcatcgtaaaagtaatccacgTGAAGAGGCCAAAGAAGAGAGATCTCTGCTCAATTCCATTAAATGGCCTGGTCCCTGGGTGCAAGGTCTGTCTGTGGAGCTCAGCAGCGACCCTACCAAGAGCTACTTTGTGATTCAGGGCTCATCAAAACAACACAGAGGTGGTCAGCTTCTGGTCAATGTTCATATGCAGAACTTCTTGGGACTGCCTAAGGGTCATGGTGGAGATTTTCTGATAGCCCGGCTGCATTCGCCCAACCTGGGAGCTGGAGTTGCATGGAAGGTGCACGACCACCATGATGGCACCTATACAGTGCTATTTCCACTGTTGTGGGCTGGTGTAGCGTGGGTGGAAATCACCATGGTGCACCCGAGTGAGGCAGTGGCAGTGCTCAAAAGGTTGCAGAAGGAGCAACCAGACAGAGTGTTTTTTAAAAGCctattcagatctggtgacctCGCAGAGATCACTGTGTGCAACCTGTGCCTGCCACTCAACTACAAACCACTCTGCAACTACACTGACCCTTTAACTGGAGAGCCCTGGTACTGCTACAAACCAGAAATGCTAGGCTGTGACACAcgaataaatcattataaaggGGGCTACAAGAAGAACCTTATTACTGAATATGAAGCACAGTTCTTCCAGAG tgatGTAAATATCAAAATTCCTATACCTGCATCAGCGATGGGCAAAGTGACCGTGTTACCCAGAGAAAAAG GAGAAGCCAAtgtaaaaaataacaacatttcTGCTGGCTACTACTTTCATGGTACCTGGAGGCCTTTGAATGGTGCAGTCATCCAGCAGTTTAAGGACTCATCAGCCATAACACGTTGTCTTAGAGGGAAGGCTCTCTACATGTTTGGAGATTCCACTGTGCGGCAATGGTTTGAGTACCTCTCTGCTCTTCCTA ACCTTAAACTTTTACAGTTAACCCTTTACAGTTCTTACAAAATGGGGCCATACATGGCAGTGGACAGCAGGAACAACATTCGGGTAAGCTATCGCTGCCATGGTCCGCCCATCCGCTTTTCCACAGTGCTTTCCTCTGAGCTGCGCTATGTAGCTAACGAGCTAGACAAGATCCAGGGTGGGCCGGACACAGTGGTACTCGTGAGCATGTGGTCTCACTTCAGCACCTTCCCTGATGAAATATATATAAGGCGCCTCCGACATATCCGCAGGACCGTGGTACGGCTGCTGAACCGTGAGCCAGCTACGTTGGTGGTGATCCGAACTGCCAACCTGCAAAAGCTTGGCCCAGGGAGCAGCCTGTTCAACAGTGACTGGTTCTCTCTGCAGAAGGATGCTCTGCTGCGTGTCATGTTCAGAGGACTCCATGTGCAGCTGCTAGATGCCTGGGAGATGACGCTGGCCCACCACCTCCCACATGACTTACACCCACCCCATGCCATTATCAGAAATATGATGGACATGATCCTCTCCCGTATCTGTCCATCTGAGGAAATATAG
- the LOC128609158 gene encoding citron Rho-interacting kinase-like — MRNLMSLARSLAADLPVRPLLYAAGAAVMAAGVYCYFKKRENGKRRIEEPVDTPLTEDPVQMVCAESALVESDLISDLDGVRVTQTDSTVPEDSLREAEEKNQKDEVPSAPVDSERSKLEDRVRELEELCEIHRECDIKNKNLQVCLAEAERKYEKVMESNAQLENDNSTLISDMDLLRGSVQQQKKELHETYRKYNMIMMEYEQEREAHNFLKSQYDQMKETLTHNEESLKNLQVSLAEAESKYKQVLESNAQLEKENFYLTSDSDILQDSMQDYAEELHEAHEKCHMITMECEQEREAHGILKSEYEEMRENLTHDEESLNDMQVSLDLAKRQREQVMNCNAELQKENSDLISDSEVLQDSMHQLEGKLCTIQRRLAKITQDRQQAVEAYSILQSQYKETLNQRDQLLKECEREREARSMLMSQYIQMKENLRSTRSC, encoded by the exons ATGCGGAATTTAATGAGTTTAGCTCGCTCTCTGGCGGCAGATCTTCCAGTGCGCCCCCTGTTGTATGCGGCTGGAGCTGCAGTCATGGCTGCAGgggtttattgttattttaagaAGCGTGAAAATGGAAAGAGAAGAATAGAGGAGCCCGTGGACACACCTCTCACCGAGG ACCCAGTGCAGATGGTGTGTGCAGAGTCTGCTTTGGTGGAGTCAGACTTGATATCTGATTTGGATGGAGTCAGAGTCACACAGACTGACAGCACTGTCCCTGAG GATTCTCTGAGGGAGGCTGAGGAGAAGAATCAGAAGGACGAGGTGCCCAGTGCTCCGGTGGACAGCGAGAGGTCCAAACTGGAGGACAGAGTTAGGGAGTTGGAGGAACTGTGTGAGATACACAGAGAGTGTGATATAAAAAACAAG AACTTGCAGGTCTGTCTGGCTGAAGCTGAGAGGAAATACGAGAAGGTGATGGAGTCCAATGCTCAGCTGGAGAATGACAACTCCACACTGATCTCTGACATGGACTTACTGCGAGGCTCAGTGCAGCAACAAAAGAAAGAGCTCCATGAGACATACAGGAAGTATAATATGATAATGATG GAGTATGAGCAGGAGCGAGAGGCTCACAATTTCCTGAAGTCTCAGTACGATCAGATGAAGGAAACTTTAACACACAATGAGGAGTCATTAAAG AACTTGCAGGTCTCTCTGGCTGAAGCTGAGAGTAAGTACAAGCAGGTGCTGGAGTCCAATGCTCAGCTAGAGAAAGAGAACTTCTACTTGACATCTGACTCAGACATACTGCAAGACTCAATGCAGGATTATGCGGAAGAGCTCCATGAGGCACACGAGAAGTGTCACATGATAACAATG GAGTGTGAACAGGAGCGAGAGGCTCATGGTATCCTGAAGTCCGAGTATGAAGAGATGAGGGAAAATTTAACACACGACGAGGAGTCgctaaat GACATGCAGGTCTCTCTGGATCTAGCTAAGAGGCAGCGTGAGCAGGTGATGAACTGCAATGCTGAGCTACAGAAAGAGAACTCCGACCTGATATCTGACTCGGAAGTACTGCAAGACAGCATGCACCAGTTGGAGGGAAAGCTCTGTACGATCCAGCGCAGGCTTGCTAAGATAACACAG GATCGTCAGCAAGCAGTGGAGGCTTACAGCATCCTGCAGTCACAGTACAAGGAGACATTAAACCAGCGTGACCAGTTACTGAAG GAGTGTGAACGTGAGCGGGAGGCTCGCAGTATGCTGATGTCACAGTACATTCAGATGAAGGAAAATTTACGCTCAACAAGGAGTTGCTAA
- the LOC128609156 gene encoding NXPE family member 3-like isoform X1, with product MDRHIPRLELVVILLVLSGFLLFILNMLTESSNQKCKTPKSSLRHRKSNPREEAKEERSLLNSIKWPGPWVQGLSVELSSDPTKSYFVIQGSSKQHRGGQLLVNVHMQNFLGLPKGHGGDFLIARLHSPNLGAGVAWKVHDHHDGTYTVLFPLLWAGVAWVEITMVHPSEAVAVLKRLQKEQPDRVFFKSLFRSGDLAEITVCNLCLPLNYKPLCNYTDPLTGEPWYCYKPEMLGCDTRINHYKGGYKKNLITEYEAQFFQSDVNIKIPIPASAMGKVTVLPREKGEANVKNNNISAGYYFHGTWRPLNGAVIQQFKDSSAITRCLRGKALYMFGDSTVRQWFEYLSALPNLKLLQLTLYSSYKMGPYMAVDSRNNIRVSYRCHGPPIRFSTVLSSELRYVANELDKIQGGPDTVVLVSMWSHFSTFPDEIYIRRLRHIRRTVVRLLNREPATLVVIRTANLQKLGPGSSLFNSDWFSLQKDALLRVMFRGLHVQLLDAWEMTLAHHLPHDLHPPHAIIRNMMDMILSRICPSEEIYIFCVFDPLSNNGYMMLRSIFSH from the exons ATGGACAGACACATACCCAGATTGGAGCTTGTCGTTATTCTATTGGTACTATCaggatttttattgtttattctcAACATGTTAACGGAG tccagtaaccaaaaatgtaaaactccaaaaagttcattaaggcatcgtaaaagtaatccacgTGAAGAGGCCAAAGAAGAGAGATCTCTGCTCAATTCCATTAAATGGCCTGGTCCCTGGGTGCAAGGTCTGTCTGTGGAGCTCAGCAGCGACCCTACCAAGAGCTACTTTGTGATTCAGGGCTCATCAAAACAACACAGAGGTGGTCAGCTTCTGGTCAATGTTCATATGCAGAACTTCTTGGGACTGCCTAAGGGTCATGGTGGAGATTTTCTGATAGCCCGGCTGCATTCGCCCAACCTGGGAGCTGGAGTTGCATGGAAGGTGCACGACCACCATGATGGCACCTATACAGTGCTATTTCCACTGTTGTGGGCTGGTGTAGCGTGGGTGGAAATCACCATGGTGCACCCGAGTGAGGCAGTGGCAGTGCTCAAAAGGTTGCAGAAGGAGCAACCAGACAGAGTGTTTTTTAAAAGCctattcagatctggtgacctCGCAGAGATCACTGTGTGCAACCTGTGCCTGCCACTCAACTACAAACCACTCTGCAACTACACTGACCCTTTAACTGGAGAGCCCTGGTACTGCTACAAACCAGAAATGCTAGGCTGTGACACAcgaataaatcattataaaggGGGCTACAAGAAGAACCTTATTACTGAATATGAAGCACAGTTCTTCCAGAG tgatGTAAATATCAAAATTCCTATACCTGCATCAGCGATGGGCAAAGTGACCGTGTTACCCAGAGAAAAAG GAGAAGCCAAtgtaaaaaataacaacatttcTGCTGGCTACTACTTTCATGGTACCTGGAGGCCTTTGAATGGTGCAGTCATCCAGCAGTTTAAGGACTCATCAGCCATAACACGTTGTCTTAGAGGGAAGGCTCTCTACATGTTTGGAGATTCCACTGTGCGGCAATGGTTTGAGTACCTCTCTGCTCTTCCTA ACCTTAAACTTTTACAGTTAACCCTTTACAGTTCTTACAAAATGGGGCCATACATGGCAGTGGACAGCAGGAACAACATTCGGGTAAGCTATCGCTGCCATGGTCCGCCCATCCGCTTTTCCACAGTGCTTTCCTCTGAGCTGCGCTATGTAGCTAACGAGCTAGACAAGATCCAGGGTGGGCCGGACACAGTGGTACTCGTGAGCATGTGGTCTCACTTCAGCACCTTCCCTGATGAAATATATATAAGGCGCCTCCGACATATCCGCAGGACCGTGGTACGGCTGCTGAACCGTGAGCCAGCTACGTTGGTGGTGATCCGAACTGCCAACCTGCAAAAGCTTGGCCCAGGGAGCAGCCTGTTCAACAGTGACTGGTTCTCTCTGCAGAAGGATGCTCTGCTGCGTGTCATGTTCAGAGGACTCCATGTGCAGCTGCTAGATGCCTGGGAGATGACGCTGGCCCACCACCTCCCACATGACTTACACCCACCCCATGCCATTATCAGAAATATGATGGACATGATCCTCTCCCGTATCTGTCCATCTGAGGAAATATA catattctgtgTATTTGACCCCCTTTCCAACaacggctatatgatgttgagatccatcttttcacactga